A genomic segment from Pseudomonas mendocina encodes:
- a CDS encoding DMT family transporter translates to MNLSLYLLTVLIWGTTWIAIKLQMGEVAVAASIAYRFALASAVLFAMLWLSGRLQSMDRRGQGICLMQGLCLFCLNFLCFYTASQWIPSGLIAVIFSTATLWNAINARLFFKQRIAANVLLGGALGLAGLGLLFWPELAGHEASRESLLGIGLALCGTLCFSAGNMLSSLQQKAGLKPLTTNAWGMLYGALMLAGICLVSGTPFAFEWSARYVGSLLYLAIPGSVIGFTAYLTLVGRMGPERAAYCTVLFPVVALNISVFLEGYQWTAPALLGLGLVMLGNVLVFRKPKPVLVEARA, encoded by the coding sequence ATGAACCTGTCGCTTTACCTGCTTACCGTACTGATCTGGGGCACCACCTGGATCGCCATCAAATTGCAGATGGGCGAGGTAGCTGTCGCCGCCTCCATCGCCTATCGCTTCGCCCTGGCCTCGGCAGTGCTATTCGCCATGCTCTGGCTCAGCGGCCGCCTGCAGTCGATGGATCGCCGTGGCCAGGGCATCTGTCTGATGCAGGGGCTGTGCCTGTTCTGCCTCAACTTCCTGTGCTTCTACACCGCCAGCCAGTGGATCCCCAGCGGGCTGATCGCGGTAATCTTCTCCACCGCTACCCTGTGGAATGCGATCAATGCACGGCTGTTCTTCAAGCAGCGTATCGCTGCCAACGTGCTGCTCGGTGGTGCGCTGGGGCTTGCCGGCCTGGGCTTGCTGTTCTGGCCTGAGCTGGCGGGGCACGAAGCCAGTCGTGAAAGCCTTTTGGGTATTGGCCTGGCACTGTGCGGTACGCTGTGCTTCTCCGCCGGCAACATGCTCTCCAGCCTGCAGCAGAAGGCCGGGCTCAAACCGCTGACCACCAACGCCTGGGGCATGCTCTATGGCGCGCTGATGTTGGCAGGCATTTGCCTGGTCAGCGGCACGCCGTTCGCCTTCGAGTGGAGCGCACGCTATGTCGGCTCGCTGCTTTACCTGGCAATTCCGGGCTCGGTGATCGGCTTTACCGCCTACCTGACCCTGGTCGGGCGCATGGGCCCGGAGCGCGCCGCCTACTGCACGGTGCTGTTCCCGGTGGTGGCGCTGAATATCTCGGTATTCCTCGAGGGCTACCAATGGACGGCCCCGGCGCTGCTCGGCCTGGGCCTGGTGATGCTGGGCAACGTGCTGGTATTTCGTAAGCCCAAGCCAGTGCTTGTCGAGGCCAGGGCTTAA
- a CDS encoding DEAD/DEAH box helicase: MLSAVARYKQLLSSALARYFPRTTAYLRAEREAAQPRKPVRKQSKKKSTGNKKAGSRKTASSKPGPAGIYPATRLKIEDAQVQAMRERVAEAVSAGLIGAPSDEQWAMILCRAPLARIFAGAGSGKSSTLVLRVVFLLCHLEVEPKRLTVISFTNTSCHELRERLQRLLDFWHYPHDARQCVRTFHAAMATLAKERLGNPRWFEQLDDPSDEPDNPLAGTRLRPAQQRLLKQAYQNAYADDARFRALTHRLLKLPAPEEPPQGKAKAPLDACKLPGEFAALPLFELLHGQIDFAESLGIRLDRLDMKALGCAPRERDFIEAMQRFHQHFNALLHNQGLISFNGAFAQLSERLSSDGGKSGPALIALSHLLIDEFQDISPQIVLWLQAVHRRLHAAGERISLMAIGDDWQSIYGWRGSSPELFIDFDRHFPSRGRGKSTTLLLGTNYRSIEPVIRDGEKVLAEVHNKQAKTCVAAKAMQPGDHGVRLIQRFDLASGLPALLKEITAQCQHVSQRPNADRTAVLLLSRRNEPLQQVRAQLDKALPVKTMTIHRAKGLQAEVAIILDDCLPADKHPLRNALYAQCGFFAGSYDQAMQDEARRLAYVAITRGVSRVLWYTRKAQGATQCLAASRPIAQASG; the protein is encoded by the coding sequence ATGCTTTCCGCTGTCGCGCGCTACAAACAACTGCTGTCCAGCGCCCTCGCCCGTTACTTCCCCCGCACCACCGCCTACCTGCGCGCCGAGCGCGAGGCTGCGCAGCCACGCAAGCCCGTGCGCAAGCAGAGCAAGAAGAAATCCACCGGGAACAAGAAAGCCGGCAGTCGCAAGACCGCCAGCAGCAAGCCTGGCCCCGCCGGCATCTACCCCGCCACCCGGCTGAAGATCGAAGACGCTCAGGTACAGGCCATGCGCGAGCGCGTGGCCGAGGCGGTAAGCGCCGGGCTGATCGGCGCACCGTCGGACGAACAGTGGGCGATGATCCTCTGCCGCGCGCCACTGGCGCGCATCTTCGCCGGCGCCGGCTCGGGCAAGTCGAGCACTCTGGTACTGCGCGTGGTGTTTCTGCTTTGCCACCTGGAGGTCGAGCCGAAACGCCTGACGGTGATTTCCTTCACCAATACCTCCTGCCACGAGCTGCGCGAGCGCCTGCAACGCCTGCTCGACTTCTGGCACTACCCGCACGATGCGCGCCAGTGCGTGCGCACCTTCCACGCCGCCATGGCGACGCTGGCCAAGGAGCGCCTGGGCAACCCGCGTTGGTTCGAGCAACTGGACGATCCCAGCGACGAACCGGACAACCCGCTCGCAGGCACGCGCCTGCGTCCCGCACAACAGCGCCTGCTCAAGCAGGCCTACCAGAACGCCTACGCAGACGATGCGCGCTTTCGCGCCCTGACTCACCGCCTGCTCAAGCTACCGGCGCCCGAGGAGCCGCCACAGGGCAAGGCCAAGGCACCACTGGACGCCTGCAAGCTGCCCGGTGAATTCGCCGCTCTGCCGCTGTTCGAGTTGCTGCACGGGCAAATCGACTTCGCCGAGAGCCTGGGGATTCGCCTCGACCGCCTGGACATGAAGGCCCTGGGCTGTGCGCCGCGCGAACGTGATTTCATCGAAGCCATGCAGCGCTTCCACCAGCACTTCAACGCCCTGCTGCACAACCAGGGTTTGATCAGTTTCAACGGCGCGTTCGCGCAGCTGAGTGAGCGACTGAGCAGCGACGGTGGCAAATCTGGCCCCGCCCTGATCGCCTTGAGCCACCTGCTGATCGACGAATTCCAGGATATCTCGCCACAGATCGTGCTGTGGCTGCAGGCCGTACACCGTCGCCTGCACGCAGCGGGCGAACGCATCAGCCTGATGGCCATCGGTGATGACTGGCAATCGATCTACGGCTGGCGCGGCAGCTCGCCGGAGCTGTTCATCGACTTCGACCGACACTTCCCCAGCCGGGGACGCGGCAAGAGCACCACCCTGCTGCTGGGCACCAACTACCGCAGCATCGAGCCGGTGATTCGCGACGGCGAGAAGGTGCTGGCCGAGGTACACAACAAGCAGGCCAAGACCTGCGTCGCGGCCAAGGCCATGCAACCGGGCGACCATGGCGTCAGGCTTATCCAGCGCTTCGACCTGGCCAGCGGCCTGCCGGCGCTGCTCAAGGAAATCACCGCGCAGTGCCAGCACGTCAGCCAGCGCCCCAACGCCGATCGTACCGCCGTGCTCCTGCTGAGCCGGCGCAACGAGCCGCTGCAACAGGTGCGCGCGCAACTGGACAAGGCGCTGCCGGTAAAAACCATGACCATCCACCGTGCCAAGGGGCTGCAGGCCGAGGTGGCGATCATCCTCGACGACTGCCTGCCGGCGGACAAACACCCGCTGCGCAACGCGCTCTACGCCCAGTGTGGCTTCTTCGCTGGCAGCTACGACCAGGCCATGCAGGACGAAGCCCGGCGCCTGGCCTATGTCGCCATCACCCGCGGCGTGAGCCGAGTGTTGTGGTACACGCGCAAGGCCCAGGGCGCCACGCAGTGCTTGGCAGCGAGCCGACCTATCGCGCAAGCTTCAGGCTGA
- a CDS encoding LysR family transcriptional regulator, with amino-acid sequence MDKLLALRTFVATVRCGGFSAAARQLGLATSSVTRAVNALEQELGCVLLNRNTRQISVSEAGRDYFERALAILDALDEADAAVADKDGEVRGRLAVSVPVEFARRIIAPHLGKLLQRHPQLEVSLRVTDEVVDLLSERVDLALRLGSSIVSDDVVSQRVGSFRRWLVASPQYLACNSPITQPDALQMHACLQYDYGSPANYWRFEQQGTTLQVPISGRLRSNNADILRQAALDGQGIALLSDWLVRDDVDSGTLQRLLPDYDIAPGPHEGTIHLLYLPNHRGSRRIAAFSEFLQEVLQG; translated from the coding sequence ATGGACAAACTGCTGGCTCTGCGCACCTTCGTCGCCACCGTTCGCTGTGGTGGTTTTTCCGCTGCAGCGCGGCAACTGGGGCTGGCTACCTCATCGGTGACACGCGCAGTCAACGCCCTGGAGCAGGAACTGGGCTGCGTACTGCTCAACCGCAACACACGGCAGATCAGCGTCAGCGAGGCCGGGCGCGACTACTTCGAGCGCGCCCTGGCCATCCTCGATGCCCTGGACGAAGCCGACGCCGCCGTAGCGGACAAAGATGGCGAAGTACGCGGCCGCCTGGCCGTAAGCGTGCCGGTGGAGTTCGCCCGACGCATCATTGCCCCGCACCTTGGCAAGCTGCTGCAGCGACACCCACAACTGGAGGTGTCCCTGCGCGTCACCGACGAGGTGGTCGATCTGCTCAGCGAACGGGTCGACCTGGCGCTGCGCCTGGGCTCTTCCATTGTCAGCGACGACGTGGTCAGCCAGCGGGTCGGCAGCTTCCGCCGCTGGCTGGTGGCGAGCCCGCAGTACCTCGCATGCAACTCGCCCATCACTCAGCCTGACGCACTGCAGATGCACGCCTGCCTGCAGTACGACTACGGCAGCCCGGCGAACTACTGGCGCTTCGAGCAACAGGGGACGACGCTGCAGGTACCAATCAGCGGGCGCCTGCGCAGCAACAACGCCGATATCCTGCGCCAGGCGGCGCTGGATGGTCAGGGCATCGCGCTGTTGTCGGACTGGCTGGTACGTGACGACGTGGACAGTGGCACGCTGCAGCGCCTGCTGCCCGACTACGACATCGCACCCGGCCCGCACGAAGGCACCATCCACCTGTTGTATCTGCCGAACCATCGCGGCTCTCGGCGCATCGCCGCGTTCAGCGAGTTTCTCCAGGAAGTGCTGCAAGGCTGA